In the Synergistaceae bacterium genome, TCGGCGGCATACCCATCATGCGCGTGCCCAAAGAAGAGGCGGTGGCGCTGGTTCGCAAAACGCTGGACCTTGGAATAAACTTCATCGATACGGCCCACGTTTATCACGACAGCGAGGAAAAAATCGGAGAGGGGATAAAGGGCGTCCGGCGTGAAGACCTCGTCATCGCCTCCAAATCCCCCGGCGACGACAGAAAAAAATTCGACGAGGATCTGGATTTGAGCCTGAAACGGCTGGGCGTGGATTACATCGACATTTATCAGCTCCATAACATCGGTTCGGAGGCCCGACGCGACGCGGTATTCGCTCCGGGAGGCGCTTTTGAGGGCCTGCAGGCCGCCATCAAAGCCGGAAAAGTGCGGTTTCCGGCCTTCTCCAGCCACAACATTCCCCTTGCCATGGAGATCATGCGAGGGGGAAAATTCGACGTGGTGCAGATTCCCTTCAACTACATCGACAATAACGCGGAAAAAGAGGCCATCCCTCTGGCGAAGGAGCTGGATATGGGATTTATCGCCATGAAACCCATGGGGGGCGGGCTTCTGGATGACGCGGGGCTTTCCTTCCGCTATCTCATGCAGTTCGACAATATCGTCCCCGACCCAGGCATCGAAAAAATCGAGGAAATTCGTGAAATTATATCCATTGTGGAAAAAAAGCAGGGCCTGACCTCTCAGGACAGGGAAAAAATCGAAAAACTCCGGGCCGAGTTCGGGCCCTCCTGGTGTCACCGCTGCGACTACTGCCAGCCCTGTCCTCAGGGGATTCCCATCAGCGGGGTTTTGAGCGCGAAAAGCGGCCTGAAGCGATTCACCCCGGAGCGTGCCCAATCGATGGTGGGAACGGCTGTGGAGAAGGCCCGAAACTGCGTCGAATGCGGCGTCTGCATGACTCGCTGTCCCTACCACCTCGAAATTCCAAAACTTCTGAAGGACAACATCGCTTATTGGGACAGCCTGATGAAAGCATAAGCGACGACGCAAAAAGGTCGTTTCTTTGAGCCTGAGTTATGAGAATTATGGTAGAATAATTCCGTTTTTAATCAAACCTAAACGAATTCAAGGTTCATTTTCAGGAAGGGGTTGTATTTTAGTGAAGAAGACAGTGTTGTTGTTGGTGCTTGTTGCAGTGATCTGCGTCGCGGTTCCCGCGAGCGCCTGGGATCCGGCGAAGCAGAAGAATCTTGGGCAGGATCACGTGAAGATGCAGTGGTACATATTGGACTATGGCATTCAGGACGCCCTCCCCTATGCCGTAACGCGCAAATATTATACAAATGAGGCCATCAAGAAAGAAACCATCGATTTACTGATGTCCAAGTACTCCCTTTCCCCGGAACTGGCCGGCAGCCTTTACTTCACCGAGTACGGCTACGAATACACGAAAGACGGCAAGCTGTTCGCCGTGACCTACCTGCGGCACTACGACATGCTGGGCAACGAGATTTACGGAACCGTGTTCGACGGGTCCTCCGATGCCGTTCAGCGGACCTTTGTGGCCGTCGATCCCAAGTCCGCGGCGGGTAAGGCCTATCCTCTGGCGGTCGGCAAAACCCAGCCCGCCCCCAAGGCTCCCGCAAAGAAGGCGGCTCCCAAAAAGAAGTAATTTTTTTCCATAATATTTTCAGGACATCAAAAAAGGCCGCTTCCGTTTGGGGGGCGGCCTTTTTCGTTATTGCTCGATTTGAAAAAAAGACTACTGGAGCAGGCTGAGGACGGACTGAGGAAGCTGGTTCGCCTGGGCCAGCATTGCCGTGCCGGACTGCATCAGGATCTGCAGGCGGGTGAAGTTCATCATCTCCTCCGACATATCCACGTCGCGGATGCGGCTCTCGGCGTCGGTCAGGTTCGTGGCCGTGGTCGTAAGGTTCGACACGGTGTGCTCAAGGGCGTTCTGGTACGCGCCGATCTTCGCACGCTGCAGGGAGACCTTGTTGATGGCGCTGTCCAGTTTGGTGATGGCGCGGCTCGCGGACTCGCGGTCCGTGACGATGATGCCCGTTACGCCCAACGCGTCCGCCGACATGTTGCCGATGTCGATGGCCAGATCCTCGCCGGCGTTGGCTCCCACCTGGTAAACGGTGCTGTTGTCCACAAGGTGCAGGATCGTCTCGTAGGGCTCGGAGCTTGCCGTGAAGGTAAAGGACTTCGTGGCGTCGTTCCACACGGCCTTGATGCCCGCCAGGGAGTCGAACTCCACGTCCACGTTGGGATGGATGACCCCAACCATCAGGTTGCCCGACAGCTTCACGTCGCTGGCGATGATGGACCCCGTGTGGGCGTCGTAGACGGAAACGGTGTAGGAGCTTTCCTTGGCTTCGCTGATGACGTTCAGGGACAGGGCGTTGATGAGGTCCTCATCCCCGGAGAAGTTCAGCTTGCCCGCCTCGCCGGCCACCAGAGAGCGGATGACGAAGGTGCCCGCCACGGACTCGGCGGTGTTGGCGGTGGGGTCCTCCACGAAGCTCACGAAGTGGGTGGCTCCGGAGGAGGCGTACTTGCTCTGCCCCAGGCCGGTGGCGATGGCGTCGTTCAGCTTCTGGCGCAGCCCCTCCAGCGTGTCGGTGGAGTAGAGGGTCACGCTGGTGCTGGTGCCGTCGCCCTGGGTGATGGTGATGGTCTGGGGATCGTTCAGCATGAAGACACCCTGGGAGTCCCAGAACTTGTTGATGTCCCGCAGGGCCACGTCGCTCTTGGCCGTCTGACCCAGGTACGCCGCCTCGAAGGTGGCCATGGTCGTGTTGGTCGTGGGCGCTGTGAAATTGCTGTCCAGCGTCATGACGATGTTGCCCTCGTAGACCGTCCCGTTTTCCGTGTTGAGGTAGAAGTTGCGGAAATGGATCTCCTTGCCCGCCACGGACGTCGAGTCGACGGCGAAATGCAAAGGAAACTCCGTAACCCCGTAGGTCAGGTTCGAGGAGTTCTGAACACCGGGGGATCCCCCGGCGGCGCCGGTCAGGTTCATGTCCGCCCACTTGTCGGGCCAGTCCTCGTTCTGCACACCGGTGATCTTGAACACGGTGTCGGTGGTGCCGCCTGAAGTTCCCGTGGTGGAGGCTACGACGTTGTAAACCGCCTTGTCCCCCACGGCGTAGGCCATCTTGCCCGCGGCAGTCCCCGTGCCTATCGAGGTGTCAAAGCTGTCCTCGTCAATGTAAACCGCAAAGTCGAAGCCCAGCTTGCTGGTTCCATTGTTGGTCAGGAACGACGTGACGCCGGGGTCAGACAAAGAAGTGGAGGCCACCCCGAGAGTCCCCGCCGTGATGATGATGTTGTCCTGGACGTGGGTTTCGACCGTTCCATC is a window encoding:
- a CDS encoding aldo/keto reductase, which encodes MEKIRLGKTELQVSRVALGGIPIMRVPKEEAVALVRKTLDLGINFIDTAHVYHDSEEKIGEGIKGVRREDLVIASKSPGDDRKKFDEDLDLSLKRLGVDYIDIYQLHNIGSEARRDAVFAPGGAFEGLQAAIKAGKVRFPAFSSHNIPLAMEIMRGGKFDVVQIPFNYIDNNAEKEAIPLAKELDMGFIAMKPMGGGLLDDAGLSFRYLMQFDNIVPDPGIEKIEEIREIISIVEKKQGLTSQDREKIEKLRAEFGPSWCHRCDYCQPCPQGIPISGVLSAKSGLKRFTPERAQSMVGTAVEKARNCVECGVCMTRCPYHLEIPKLLKDNIAYWDSLMKA
- a CDS encoding flagellin, with amino-acid sequence MRIYHNIPALYAYNALSQTNNALQKSIQSLSTGLRINSAADDAAGLAISEKMRAQISGLNMAVRNAQDGVSMLQTAEGALSETHSILQRMRELAVQAANDTLTTQDRQYIQLEIDQLKDEISRIATATQFNKKRLLDGSSAALWSSSDLSTKAYVNGSLREVDQFGQKAAFEGNFKISVSANATQLGQAQVQKSDIFTIKHQNVIMDVSVNNQAGVQAVRVDNVPAGTYKVTGNTNSYSDSTAADLWTNAYNPSLSNTHLVGYYSTQGIQPADIPGLAYNAFAAISSDVNASILVEVTNVDATAKSVTFKATASVLNADGTVETHVQDNIIITAGTLGVASTSLSDPGVTSFLTNNGTSKLGFDFAVYIDEDSFDTSIGTGTAAGKMAYAVGDKAVYNVVASTTGTSGGTTDTVFKITGVQNEDWPDKWADMNLTGAAGGSPGVQNSSNLTYGVTEFPLHFAVDSTSVAGKEIHFRNFYLNTENGTVYEGNIVMTLDSNFTAPTTNTTMATFEAAYLGQTAKSDVALRDINKFWDSQGVFMLNDPQTITITQGDGTSTSVTLYSTDTLEGLRQKLNDAIATGLGQSKYASSGATHFVSFVEDPTANTAESVAGTFVIRSLVAGEAGKLNFSGDEDLINALSLNVISEAKESSYTVSVYDAHTGSIIASDVKLSGNLMVGVIHPNVDVEFDSLAGIKAVWNDATKSFTFTASSEPYETILHLVDNSTVYQVGANAGEDLAIDIGNMSADALGVTGIIVTDRESASRAITKLDSAINKVSLQRAKIGAYQNALEHTVSNLTTTATNLTDAESRIRDVDMSEEMMNFTRLQILMQSGTAMLAQANQLPQSVLSLLQ